The Pedobacter ginsengisoli region AAAGGGATTAAACAAGCAAAAGGGCGTGTTGGTAAAAGCCGATTCATTGGTAAATGCTAAGGCTGCTAAGATCCTTAAAGCTAAGATGAAGGTTGATTCAGCGAAACGGGCCGACTCTTTGAAAAAGGTTACCGCACCGCAAAGAGCTAAATTTAAGGCCGATTCTTTAAAAAAGGTTCTTGCAGTGAAAAAGGCCGATTCTATTAAGAAAGTAGATTCGACCAAAAAAGCTAAGGCGGTTTTAAGAAAAGCCCTTAGGAAAAAACGGGCTGACTCTATTAAAGCCAGTGCGTTATTAAAGAAAACTATTAAGAAAAAATAAGATAAAAATAGGAATGTTATATCCGGAGAATTGTTTAGAGCGTTTGGGGTTTAATGAGGTAAAACAACTTATTTACGCACACTGCCTGAGCACTATGGGGCAGCAGATGGTAGGCAAAATGCAGGTGATGACCAAGTTTGATCAGATCAATAAGTTTTTGAGGCAAACAAATGAGTTTAAGAGTATTCTTGAAAACCAGGAACCACTGCAAATTAGTACATTTTTCGACATAAAATCTTTGGCCGATAAGATCAGGGTTGAAGGTACCTACCTTATTGAAGATGAGTTACATCAAATGTATGCCTCATTGCAAACTGTATTTTCGGTGCTAAGGTTTTTTGATGAAAGAAAGGAAATTTATCCCAATCTGGAAGCATTGTTTGAACATCTTCCTGTCGAGAAGAATATCCTTAAGCGTATAGAATCTGTATTAGATCCAAAAGGTAAAATAAAACCAAATGCCTCTGCGGAACTTCAAAATATAATTGGAGAAATAGCAAAGGCAGAACAGGATGTAAGAAAAAGAATGGATGCTATTTACAAGCAGGCAATTAGTAATAATTGGGTTGCTGATGGTAGTTTAACCATACGCGATGGCAGAATGTGTATTCCGGTGCTTGCCGAAAATAAAAGAAAACTTAAGGGGTTTATACATGATGAGTCGGCAAGCGGACAAACTGTATACATAGAGCCCGAGGAGGTTTTTTCATTAAATAATAAGCTTAGAGATTTAGAATTTGATAAACGCAGAGAGATTATAAAAATTTTGATTGCGCTTACAAATGATCTGCGACCATATACACCACTTTTACTGTCGTACCATGGTTTTCTTACCAAGTTAGATTTTGTGCGCGCTAAGGCGCTGTTTGCTATTGATGTTGAGGCTGACATGCCCGTATTAATAAAGGAAGCAAAAACTAAATTGATTAATGCACGCCATCCACTACTATACCTTTCATTTAAAGAAGATAAGAAATCTGTAGTTCCGCTGAATTTTCATATGAATGAGAACATGCGGATTGTGCTGGTTTCAGGGCCCAATGCAGGGGGTAAATCAGTTTGTATGAAAACTGTTGGTTTGTTGCAGCTAATGGTACAATCAGGCTTATTGATTCCCGTACACGAATCAAGTGAGGTTGGGATTTTTGATAACATTTTTGCCGACATCGGCGATGATCAGTCTATTGAAAGTGATTTAAGTACCTACAGTGCTCACCTTACTAAAATGAAGTACTTTGTTGCACATGCAACTCCCAAATCGCTTGTTTTAATTGATGAGTTTGGAACAGGTACCGATCCGCAATTTGGAGGACCTATGGCCGAAGCTGTATTGGAAGTGCTGAATAATAAAAAAGTAAGGGGAGTAATTACCACTCACTACTCTAACCTGAAACTTTTTGCGGGTAATACGCCGGGACTGGAAAATGCCTCTATGTTGTTTGATAACGACAAGATGAAACCCATGTATGTGCTTGAAATTGGCAAGCCCGGAAGTTCTTATGCTTTTGAAATTGCCCAGAACATTGGTTTGCAAAAGGAAGTGCTGGAACTTGCAAGGGCTAAAACCGGAACTAACCAAAACAGGATAGATAGTTTACTGGTTGATCTGGAACGTGAAAAGAAACAAATCTACGATACAAAAATAAACCTCTCCAATCAGCAAAATAAAGTTAAGAACCTTGTTGCAGAAAATGAGAAGCTGAAGTTGTTTTTAGATGAGAATAAAAAAGTACTGATTAAAGAAGCAAAACTTGAAGCCCAGGCGATTATTAAAAATGCCAATAAATTGGTTGAGAATACCATAGCTGAAATTAAAGAAAGTAAGGCTGATAAGGTAGTAACTAAAGAACTGAGGCAAAATCTGCAAAAAGTATTGGTTCAGAATCATGTGAAGGAAGAGAAAAAGCCCGAGCCACCGATACTTGTTAACACCCCAATTGAAGTTGGCGATTGGGTACAGCTACACAATAGTGAAACTATGGGGCAGGTTCTTGAAATAAATCGTGATAATCTGGTTGTTGCCCTGGGTGATCTTCGTTCAGTACTAAAGAAAAATCGCGTTCAGAAAATTAGCAACAAACAAGCTAAAAAGGCAGTTCAGAACAATTCATTTACAGGTAGTATTTCAGAAGCAATATCAAGCTTTACAGCTGAACTGGATCTGCGTGGCATGCGTGGCGAAAATGCTTTACATGAATTAGAAAAATATCTTGACAAATCTATCATGCTTGGCTTCCCGTTTATTAAGATTATCCATGGTAAGGGCGATGGTATTTTAAGGAAACTGATTCGTGAATATTTGAAGAAATATAGTCAGGTAAACAGGGTAGAAGATGAGCATGCCGACAGAGGTGGCGATGGCATCACTTATGTTTATTTCAATTAGGTAAACTTATTTACATTTAGGATGTTGTATGAGAAAAAGACATCCTATGAAGCTATTAGTTGTAACTTTACTAGCCCTCTTTATGAGTGTGTCTTCGTGTAAGAAAAACAAATCCGGAGACACGCAGAACCCTGGTGATGTAGCTATAAAAACCAAAGTTTTGTCAACCGGATTATCGCATGTGTGGGAGATCGTTTATGGACCGGATAAACAATTGTGGATTACCGAACGTTCTGGTAAAATTAGCAGAGTAAACCCTGAAACAGGTGTTGTTGCCGCACTTCATACCATTACTGAAGTGGTATCAAAAGGAGAGGGCGGTTTGTTGGGAATGGCCTTAAATCCGGATTTTGGAGCAAATCCTTGGGTGTATGTTGTGTACGATTATGGTTCAAATTACAAGGGTAAAGTAGTTCGGTTTACTTATTCAAATGGCACCTTAAATTCGCCTTTGGTTATTCTTGATCAAATTCCGGCTGCATCTATCCACAATGGTTCGAGATTGCTGATTACTGCAGATAATAAACTTTTGATTACCACAGGTGATGCAAGTGAGGCTGATAATGCACAGAACATGAATTCTTTGTCGGGCAAAATACTTAGGGTAAATCTAGATGGAACTATTCCTGCCGATAATCCGGTTGCCGGTAGCAGGGTATGGAGTTTAGGACATAGAAACCCGCAGGGTTTGGTTTTGGCCAATGGAAAATTGTATGAATCTGAACATGGTCCTAATAACGACGATGAGGTAAACATTATTCAGAAAGGACGAAATTATGGCTGGCCAGAGGTTGAGGGGTACTGTAATAAGGATTCTGAAAAAGCATTTTGTACTACTCACAATGTAGTAGAGCCTATTCAGGCGTGGACTCCTACAATAGCCACCAGCGGCTTAACTTACTACAATGCTGATCTTATTTCTGAATGGAAAAATTCTTTATTACTGGTTAGTTTAAAAGCTTCTAAACTAACGCAGCTAAAACTTGATGCTGCGGGCGATAAGGTAGAAACCAGTAAAGATTATCTGATAAATGAGTTTGGAAGATTAAGGGCGATATGTGTAAGCCCTGATGGGAAAGTGTATGTTGGAAGCAGCAATGGCAGTGATGATAAAATTATAGAAATAGCGAAATAGTTTGGTTCTAACGCAATTTATAGTATAATTTAGTAACAAAACTTTTAGTATGATAAACAAAGTCGTAGCTGGGGCCGACGAAGCCATCAGTGACATAAAAAATGGTAGTACTTTAATGCTTGGAGGCTTTGGCTTGTGTGGGATACCTGAAAATTGTATTGCTGCCCTGGTAAGAAAAGGGGTTAAAGATTTAACCTGCATATCAAACAACGCAGGAGTTGATGATTTTGGCATTGGCCTGATGTTGCAGCATCGCCAGGTTAAAAAGATGATCTCATCCTATGTAGGTGAAAATGCTGAATTTGAACGTCAGCTATTAAGCGGTGAATTGGAGGTGGAGCTGATCCCTCAGGGTACTTTAGCCACCAGATGTATGGCTGCAGGTTATGGGATGCCCGCTATTTTTACCCCGGCAGGTGTAGGTACTGAGGTTGCAGAGGGTAAAGAAACCAGAAATTTTAATGGCAAAGATTACCTGATGGAATATGCTTTTGACGCTGATTTTGCCTTGGTAAAGGCCTGGAAAGGTGATACTACGGGTAATTTGATCTTTAGAGCTACAAGCCGAAATTTTAATCCTGTTATGGCTATGGCCGGAAAAATTACCATAGCCGAGGTAGAAGAACTTGTGGAGCCTGGAGTATTTGATCCGGATCATATTCATACACCGGGTGTTTATGTACACCGTATTTTTCAGGGTGCCAGCTATGAAAAAAGGATAGAACAACGCACAGTCAGACCAAGAAATTAATTCTATATATATGCTGGATAAGAATGGTATTGCGAAACGTATCGCAAAAGAAATAAAGGATGGTTACTACGTAAATCTGGGAATTGGTATCCCTACACTGGTAGCTAATTTTATACCCGAG contains the following coding sequences:
- a CDS encoding PQQ-dependent sugar dehydrogenase, whose amino-acid sequence is MKLLVVTLLALFMSVSSCKKNKSGDTQNPGDVAIKTKVLSTGLSHVWEIVYGPDKQLWITERSGKISRVNPETGVVAALHTITEVVSKGEGGLLGMALNPDFGANPWVYVVYDYGSNYKGKVVRFTYSNGTLNSPLVILDQIPAASIHNGSRLLITADNKLLITTGDASEADNAQNMNSLSGKILRVNLDGTIPADNPVAGSRVWSLGHRNPQGLVLANGKLYESEHGPNNDDEVNIIQKGRNYGWPEVEGYCNKDSEKAFCTTHNVVEPIQAWTPTIATSGLTYYNADLISEWKNSLLLVSLKASKLTQLKLDAAGDKVETSKDYLINEFGRLRAICVSPDGKVYVGSSNGSDDKIIEIAK
- a CDS encoding endonuclease MutS2, whose amino-acid sequence is MLYPENCLERLGFNEVKQLIYAHCLSTMGQQMVGKMQVMTKFDQINKFLRQTNEFKSILENQEPLQISTFFDIKSLADKIRVEGTYLIEDELHQMYASLQTVFSVLRFFDERKEIYPNLEALFEHLPVEKNILKRIESVLDPKGKIKPNASAELQNIIGEIAKAEQDVRKRMDAIYKQAISNNWVADGSLTIRDGRMCIPVLAENKRKLKGFIHDESASGQTVYIEPEEVFSLNNKLRDLEFDKRREIIKILIALTNDLRPYTPLLLSYHGFLTKLDFVRAKALFAIDVEADMPVLIKEAKTKLINARHPLLYLSFKEDKKSVVPLNFHMNENMRIVLVSGPNAGGKSVCMKTVGLLQLMVQSGLLIPVHESSEVGIFDNIFADIGDDQSIESDLSTYSAHLTKMKYFVAHATPKSLVLIDEFGTGTDPQFGGPMAEAVLEVLNNKKVRGVITTHYSNLKLFAGNTPGLENASMLFDNDKMKPMYVLEIGKPGSSYAFEIAQNIGLQKEVLELARAKTGTNQNRIDSLLVDLEREKKQIYDTKINLSNQQNKVKNLVAENEKLKLFLDENKKVLIKEAKLEAQAIIKNANKLVENTIAEIKESKADKVVTKELRQNLQKVLVQNHVKEEKKPEPPILVNTPIEVGDWVQLHNSETMGQVLEINRDNLVVALGDLRSVLKKNRVQKISNKQAKKAVQNNSFTGSISEAISSFTAELDLRGMRGENALHELEKYLDKSIMLGFPFIKIIHGKGDGILRKLIREYLKKYSQVNRVEDEHADRGGDGITYVYFN
- a CDS encoding CoA transferase subunit A; translated protein: MINKVVAGADEAISDIKNGSTLMLGGFGLCGIPENCIAALVRKGVKDLTCISNNAGVDDFGIGLMLQHRQVKKMISSYVGENAEFERQLLSGELEVELIPQGTLATRCMAAGYGMPAIFTPAGVGTEVAEGKETRNFNGKDYLMEYAFDADFALVKAWKGDTTGNLIFRATSRNFNPVMAMAGKITIAEVEELVEPGVFDPDHIHTPGVYVHRIFQGASYEKRIEQRTVRPRN
- a CDS encoding DUF4296 domain-containing protein, producing MKNFIYTAFLFLFVAGCKPGIPSDIIQPDKMALVLNDIHIVDAYITTIPYLDSSKKTAAAFYNGIYKRYEIDSALYGKSMAYYSQHPKILDEIYTKVTKGLNKQKGVLVKADSLVNAKAAKILKAKMKVDSAKRADSLKKVTAPQRAKFKADSLKKVLAVKKADSIKKVDSTKKAKAVLRKALRKKRADSIKASALLKKTIKKK